GGCTCGGCGTGCTCGGCGGCGGCGAACTTCTCGATCTGCGCGGTGTGCATCTTGTGCCGGCGCTCGGCCTCGGCGTAGCGGGCCTCCCACTCGGAGCGCTGCTTGTCGAAGCCCTCGATCCACTCGTTGGTCTCGGCGTCGAAGCCCTCGGGGAAGATGTAGTTGCCCTGCTCGTCGTAGCTGTCGGCCATGCCGTACTTCGACGGGTCGAACTCCTCGGTGTAGTCCTCGTTGGCCTGCTTGAGGCTCAGCGAGATCCGGCGCCGGTCCAGGTCGATGTCGATGACCTTGACCATCGCGTCGTCGCCGACCGCGACCACCTGGTCGGGCACCTCGACATGCTGCTCAGCCAGCTCGGAGATGTGCACCAGGCCCTCGATGCCCTCCTCGACCCGGACGAACGCACCGAACGGCACCAGCTTGGTGACCTTGCCCGGGACGATCTGACCGATCGCGTGGGTGCGGGCGAAGTGCCGCCACGGGTCTTCCTGGGTGGCCTTGAGCGACAACGAGACCCGCTCGCGGTCCATGTCGACGTCGAGCACCTCGACGGTGACCTCGTCGCCCACCTGAACCACCTCGGACGGGTGGTCGATGTGCTTCCAGGACAGCTCGGAGACATGCACCAGGCCGTCCACCCCGCCCAGGTCGACGAACGCGCCGAAGTTGACGATCGAGGACACCACGCCCTTGCGGACGGCGCCCTTCTGCAGCTGGTTGAGGAACTCGCTGCGCACCTCGGACTGGGTCTGCTCCAGCCAGGCGCGACGGCTCAGCACCACGTTGTTGCGGTTCTTGTCCAGCTCGATGATCTTGGCTTCGATCTCTTTGCCGATGTAGGGCTGCAGGTCGCGGACCCGGCGCATCTCCACCAGCGAGGCGGGCAGGAAGCCGCGCAGCCCGATGTCGAGGATCAGGCCACCCTTGACGACCTCGATGACGGTGCCCTTGACGGCCTCGTCCTTCTCCTTGAGCTCTTCGATGGTGCCCCAGGCGCGCTCGTACTGGGCGCGCTTCTTGGACAGGATCAGCCGACCCTCTTTGTCCTCTTTGGTCAGGACCAGAGCCTCGACCTCGTCACCGACGGACACCACCTCGTGGGGGTCGACGTCGTGCTTGATGGACAGCTCGCGGCTCGGGATGACGCCCTCGGTCTTGTAACCGATGTCGAGCAGGACCTCGTCCCGGTCAACCTTGACGATCGTCCCTTCGACGATGTCGCCATCGTTGAAGTACTTGATCGTTTTGTCGATGGCGGCGAGAAAATCCTCGGCCGAGCCAATGTCGTTGATGGCTACTTGCGGCGAGGTGACGGTGGGACTTGGCATGTGTGGGGTTGCTCCGGACAAGTTGAGGTAGTAGGGACGGGGTGAAGTCACGCATGCTGGGCATGCGGTGGCCCACGACACTGTCGCGGACTACCTGTCGAGGCTACTCGACGTGTTGCACGCTGGACAAACCGGTGGTCTACGCTGCGTCGCTATGCGTCAGATGCGGAACCGCCGAAAGGTCGGAGCGCCGCTGTTCGTCATTGTTGCTCTCAGTGTCCTCACCGCGCTGCTGCTCCTGCTGTTCACCGCGGCCAACCCCGGCGGCACGCTGACCGCGTTGATCCTGGCCAGCCTCTCGATGCTGGTGGTGCTGTTCTGCTACCGGTGGCTGGACCGCTGGGAGCCCGAACCCCGGCGTCTGCTGCAACTGGCCTTCTTATGGGGGGCGTCGGTCGCGGTAGTGCTGGCGGTGGGCCTGGAGACGTTCGGATCCTCGGTGGCCACCGTGCGGCCGCTGGTGTCGAAGGCCTTCGACATGGCCGCGATCCAGGCGCCGTTCATCGAGGAGGCCGCCAAGGGGTTGTTTCTGCTGATCATGTTGACCGGCCGCCGGCGCCATGAGCTGAACTCGCTGACCGACTGCATGGTGTACGCGGGCATCACGGCGGTGGGATTCGCCTGGATGGAGGACATCGTCTACATCGCGCCCGCCGACTCGCCGGCCCAGATGGCCGCGGTGGCCGTCGCGCGGCTGATCTTCGGCCCGTTCGCCCACCCGCTGTTCACCACCATGACGGGCATCGGGGTGTTCTTCGCGCTGCGCCGCCGCAGCTTCGGGTCGAAGGCTTTGGTGATCCTGCTGGGTTATCTGGCGGCGGTGGGCATGCATGCGCTGTGGAACGCCTCGCTGGCGACGGCCGGCGGCCAGTTCTTCCTGGCGACTTACCTGTTCTGGATGGTTCCGGTGTTCCTGCTGATGGTGCTGCTGGGCATCTTGAGCCGCCGGCACGAACAGCAGCTGGTCGCCTCCAAGCTGCCCGCGATGGTGGCCGGCGGGCTGATCAGCCCGAACGAGGAGACCTGGCTGGGATCGATCCGGGCCCGCAAGCAGGCGATCCACGAGGCGCGCCGCATCGGCGGGCGGCCCGCGGCCCGCAGCGTCAAGAAATTCGCCGCCCAGGTGGTCGAGCTGGCGTTCGTGCGGGACCGCATCGACCGGGGCTTCGGCGACCCGGAGGTGTTCGCGCTGCAGCACCAGGACGCCTACGGAGTGGTGGCCGCCCGGGCGGCGGCGCCGGTGCTGCACACGATGGCCGGGTACCGGTCGCCGGCGCTGGTCCGGCGCTGACTTCGTTGACGTTGACTCTGCATCCTGGGCGCACCTCACTCGCACTTTTCCGCCCTGAGCGCAGTGTCAACGGCGGGGGTCAGTGCGCGGCGGCGTCCCAGCTGCGGCCGTAACCCACCGCGACCTCCAGCGGCACGCTCAGCTCGTAGGCGCCGCCCATCTTGTCGCGCACCAGGGCCTCCAGCGGCTCGCGTTCGCCCTCTGCCACCTCGAACAACAGCTCGTCATGCACCTGCAGCAGCATCCGCGAACGCAGCCCGGAGGCCTTGAGCGCCTTGTCGACGTTGATCATCGCCACCTTGATGATGTCGGCCGCACTGCCCTGGATCGGCGCATTGAGCGCGGCGCGCTCGGCGGACTCCCGGACCTGGCGGTTGCTGCTGTCCAGCTCCGGCAGATAGCGCCGCCGGCCCAGCACCGTGGAGGTGTAACCGTCCTTGCGGGCCTGCTCTACGACCTCGTGCAGGTAGTCGCGCACGCCGCCGAACCGGTCGAAGTAGGCGTCCATCTGCTCTTTGGCCTCTTCGGTGGAGATCTTGAGCTGCTGGGCCAGCCCGTAGGCGCTCAATCCGTAGGCCAGGCCGTAGGACATCGCCTTGACGCGGCGCCTCATATCCGCGGTCACCTCGTCGATCGGCACGCCGAACGCCCGTGACCCGACGAACGAGTGCAGGTCCTCCCCGGTGTTGAACGCCTCGATCAGGCCCGCATCACCGGACAGGTGCGCCATGATGCGCATCTCGATCTGGCTGTAGTCGACCGTCATCAGCTCGGCATAGCCGGCGCCGACGACGAACGCGTCGCGGATCTGCCGGCCGGCGTCGGTGCGGATCGGGATGTTCTGCAGGTTGGGTTCGGTGGACGACAGTCGCCCGGTCGCCGCGATGGTCTGGTTCAGCGTGGTGTGGATACGGTCATCGGAGGCAACCGATTTCAGCAGCCCATCGACGGTCACCTTGAGCCGGGTGACGTCACGGTGGGCCAGCAGGTGCTCCAGGAACGGATGACCGGTCTTGTCGAAAAGCGTTTGCAGGGCGTCGGCATCCGTGGTGTAGCCGGTCTTGGTCTTCTTGGTCTTGGGCATGCCCAACTCGTCGAAGAGCACCACCTGCAGCTGCTTGGGGGAACCGAGGTTGATCTGCTTGCCGATCACCGCGAACGCCGCTTCGGCAGCATCCCGGATCTCGTCGCCGAACCGGCTCTGCAGCTCGGTGAGCCGGTCGAGGTCAACGGCGATCCCGGCCGTCTCCAGCTCGGCCAGCACCGTCTGCAGCGGCAACTCGATGTCGGCAAGCAGCCCGGCAGAGTCGATGCGCTCCAGTTCGGCATCGAGCGCGTCGGCCAGGTCGGTGACCGCGCGGGCCCGCAGCAGCGCGGTCGCCACCGCCTGATCGTCGACGCCGTCGGTGTCATCGAGCAATGAAAGCTGTTGCTGCTCATCGGATTCAGCGCGCAATTCCCGACGCAGGTAGCGCACCGACAGGTCGTCGAGACTGAAGCTACGCTGCCCGGGCCGCACCAGGTAGGCACCCAGCGCGGTATCGGAGGTCACCCCCTCGAGAGCCCAGCCGCGCCCGGCCAGGTCGTGCATGGCCAGCTTGGCCTCGTGCAGGGCCTTGGGTTTGCCCGGGTCGGCCAGCCAGGCGCCCAGCGCGGCCTCGTCCTCAGCGGTCAGCGTCGCGGTGTCGACGTAGCCGCCGTCACCGTCCCCGGCAGCGATCGCCAGCGCGGTGGTGTCGCTGTCATAGCTGCGGTGACTGCCGATGACGGCCAGCCCGGTGCGCCGCCCATCGCTGCCGTGTTCGGCCAGCCACGCCGCGACGGTTCCGGGTTCCAGTGCGCCACCGCGCACCTCGAAACCCTCGTCGACCTCGGGCTCTGCGGTCGCCAGCGTCTCGAAGAGCCGGTCGCGCAGCACCCGGAACTCGAGATCGTCGAAGAGCTGGTGGATGTGCTCGCGGTTCCACGGCAACAGCCGCAGGGTGTCCGGCGTCTGGGCCAGCGGCACGTTGCGCACCAGGTCGGTCAGTTCGCGGTTGAGGATCACCGAGGACAGGTTGGCGCGCAACGCATCTCCGACTTTCCCCTTGACGGTGTCAACCCGGTCGACCAGCCCCTGCAGGGAGCCGTACTCGACGATCCACTTCGAGGCGGTCTTTTCCCCCACTCCGGGGATGCCCGGCAGGTTGTCGCTGGGGTCGCCGCGCAGCGCCGCGAAATCCGGGTACTGCGCCGGGGTCAGGCCGTACTTCTCCACCACCGCCTCGGGCGTGAACCGGGTCAGCTCGCTGACGCCCTTGCGGGGGTAGAGCACGGTCACGTTGTCGTTGACCAACTGCAGCGCGTCGCGGTCGCCGGTGACCACCAGAACCCGGTAGCCCTCGGCGTCGGCCTGGGTGGCCAGCGTGGCGATCAGGTCGTCGGCCTCATAACCGGGTTCCGACAGCGTGGTGATGCCCAGCGCGTTGAGAACCTCCTTGGTGATGTCGATCTGGCCGCGGAACTCGTCGGGGGTGCTCGAGCGGGTCGCCTTGTACTCGGGGAAGCGGTCGGAGCGGAAGGTCTGCCGCGACACATCGAAGGCGGCGGCGATGTGGGTGGGGGTTTCGTCGCGCAGCAGGTTGATCAGCATGGCGGTGAACCCGTAGACGGCGTTGGTGGTCAGGCCGCTGCGGGTCTTGAAGTTCTCCGCGGGCAGGGCGTAGAAGGCGCGGTAGGCCAGCGAGTTTCCGTCCAGCAACAGCAACGTCGGTTTGGTCTGGGTGTCGTGCGCAGCGTCGGTCGGGGCGGTCTTGGCTGGGCTCACGGCCCTACTCTATGTGCCGCGCCGGACGTCAGCTCAGCGGTCGCTCTTGGGTAGCCTCGTACTCGTGCACGGTCGCGGCGATGGTCGCGCCGACCTGCTCATCACTGGGGCCGCTGCCGCGAAACGTCTCCACCGCTTGCCGCGACTCCCAGCGCTCATAGATGTTGACGCGGCCCGGGTCGACAAGATCGGCGGTGATCGCAAAGTCCAGGCAACCCGGTGCCTGTCGGGCCTGGTCCACCACGTCCGCACAACCCGCCAGATAGCTCCCGCGCTGCTGTGGGTCAACGACGAGGTGACCGGCGATGATGATCATGGGTGGCTCCCGCGGCCTTGGTGGGTAAGCATTCGCCGTCCCAGCCTAAGCAGCGACCCGCACGGTGGCCGGACGAACTGCAACACGTTTCAGTTTCGCCGCGGTTGTTCGGTACGCTGACCGGGTGCCAACAGCTTCTTCGCAACCGGCCATCGACGGGTGGTACGCCACCGACGACGCCGGTCTCCCCCACCTGATCGGCGCTAAGTGTCCGCAGTGCGGCACGTATGTGTTCCCGCCGCGGGAGAACAACTGCCCCAGCCCCGCCTGCGACGGCGACGTGCTGGAGCCGGTTGCCCTGTCCCGGCGCGGCACGATCTGGAGTTACACCGAGAACCGCTACCTGCCCCCGGCGCCCTACCCGCCCGCTGATCCGTTCGAGCCGTTCGCGATCGCCGCGGTGGAGCTCGCCGACGAGGGCCTGATCGTGCTGGGCAAGGTCGTCGAGGGCACCCTGGCCGCGGACCTGAAGGTCGGTATGGAGATGGAGCTGACCACCATGCCGCTCTACACCGATGACGACGGCGTGCAGCGCACCGTCTACGCGTGGAAGAAGGTGGATTCCCATGGCTGAGCCGCTGTACATCCTGGGTGCGGGCATGCACCCATGGGGCAAGTGGGGCCGCGACTTCACCG
This is a stretch of genomic DNA from Mycolicibacter terrae. It encodes these proteins:
- a CDS encoding PrsW family intramembrane metalloprotease codes for the protein MRNRRKVGAPLFVIVALSVLTALLLLLFTAANPGGTLTALILASLSMLVVLFCYRWLDRWEPEPRRLLQLAFLWGASVAVVLAVGLETFGSSVATVRPLVSKAFDMAAIQAPFIEEAAKGLFLLIMLTGRRRHELNSLTDCMVYAGITAVGFAWMEDIVYIAPADSPAQMAAVAVARLIFGPFAHPLFTTMTGIGVFFALRRRSFGSKALVILLGYLAAVGMHALWNASLATAGGQFFLATYLFWMVPVFLLMVLLGILSRRHEQQLVASKLPAMVAGGLISPNEETWLGSIRARKQAIHEARRIGGRPAARSVKKFAAQVVELAFVRDRIDRGFGDPEVFALQHQDAYGVVAARAAAPVLHTMAGYRSPALVRR
- the polA gene encoding DNA polymerase I — protein: MSPAKTAPTDAAHDTQTKPTLLLLDGNSLAYRAFYALPAENFKTRSGLTTNAVYGFTAMLINLLRDETPTHIAAAFDVSRQTFRSDRFPEYKATRSSTPDEFRGQIDITKEVLNALGITTLSEPGYEADDLIATLATQADAEGYRVLVVTGDRDALQLVNDNVTVLYPRKGVSELTRFTPEAVVEKYGLTPAQYPDFAALRGDPSDNLPGIPGVGEKTASKWIVEYGSLQGLVDRVDTVKGKVGDALRANLSSVILNRELTDLVRNVPLAQTPDTLRLLPWNREHIHQLFDDLEFRVLRDRLFETLATAEPEVDEGFEVRGGALEPGTVAAWLAEHGSDGRRTGLAVIGSHRSYDSDTTALAIAAGDGDGGYVDTATLTAEDEAALGAWLADPGKPKALHEAKLAMHDLAGRGWALEGVTSDTALGAYLVRPGQRSFSLDDLSVRYLRRELRAESDEQQQLSLLDDTDGVDDQAVATALLRARAVTDLADALDAELERIDSAGLLADIELPLQTVLAELETAGIAVDLDRLTELQSRFGDEIRDAAEAAFAVIGKQINLGSPKQLQVVLFDELGMPKTKKTKTGYTTDADALQTLFDKTGHPFLEHLLAHRDVTRLKVTVDGLLKSVASDDRIHTTLNQTIAATGRLSSTEPNLQNIPIRTDAGRQIRDAFVVGAGYAELMTVDYSQIEMRIMAHLSGDAGLIEAFNTGEDLHSFVGSRAFGVPIDEVTADMRRRVKAMSYGLAYGLSAYGLAQQLKISTEEAKEQMDAYFDRFGGVRDYLHEVVEQARKDGYTSTVLGRRRYLPELDSSNRQVRESAERAALNAPIQGSAADIIKVAMINVDKALKASGLRSRMLLQVHDELLFEVAEGEREPLEALVRDKMGGAYELSVPLEVAVGYGRSWDAAAH
- a CDS encoding Zn-ribbon domain-containing OB-fold protein, whose product is MPTASSQPAIDGWYATDDAGLPHLIGAKCPQCGTYVFPPRENNCPSPACDGDVLEPVALSRRGTIWSYTENRYLPPAPYPPADPFEPFAIAAVELADEGLIVLGKVVEGTLAADLKVGMEMELTTMPLYTDDDGVQRTVYAWKKVDSHG
- a CDS encoding putative quinol monooxygenase; translation: MIIIAGHLVVDPQQRGSYLAGCADVVDQARQAPGCLDFAITADLVDPGRVNIYERWESRQAVETFRGSGPSDEQVGATIAATVHEYEATQERPLS
- the rpsA gene encoding 30S ribosomal protein S1, coding for MPSPTVTSPQVAINDIGSAEDFLAAIDKTIKYFNDGDIVEGTIVKVDRDEVLLDIGYKTEGVIPSRELSIKHDVDPHEVVSVGDEVEALVLTKEDKEGRLILSKKRAQYERAWGTIEELKEKDEAVKGTVIEVVKGGLILDIGLRGFLPASLVEMRRVRDLQPYIGKEIEAKIIELDKNRNNVVLSRRAWLEQTQSEVRSEFLNQLQKGAVRKGVVSSIVNFGAFVDLGGVDGLVHVSELSWKHIDHPSEVVQVGDEVTVEVLDVDMDRERVSLSLKATQEDPWRHFARTHAIGQIVPGKVTKLVPFGAFVRVEEGIEGLVHISELAEQHVEVPDQVVAVGDDAMVKVIDIDLDRRRISLSLKQANEDYTEEFDPSKYGMADSYDEQGNYIFPEGFDAETNEWIEGFDKQRSEWEARYAEAERRHKMHTAQIEKFAAAEHAEPSRSGANGSHRDEAPAGGSLASDEQLAALREKLAGNSA